Proteins encoded together in one Bactrocera neohumeralis isolate Rockhampton chromosome 4, APGP_CSIRO_Bneo_wtdbg2-racon-allhic-juicebox.fasta_v2, whole genome shotgun sequence window:
- the LOC126756477 gene encoding uncharacterized protein LOC126756477, with protein MALLQVPPNTEQAIVLNTPNRNEILKDGLPTHTKYKILGRGAFGTVFKAIYRGQPVAVKIVRNVSKANAQSMRSEMHILGWKHRNIIRILKVETTLNFGIVIMERLVGQSLQDVLEATVLPLEHRIYITLDILSALSYCHKQNLLHLDVKPQNVLISFVGVQQHLRDETLTTAFSRRQYVCKLCDFGASLKIDSPMTSPKGNARGTVRYMSPEALREEPLTPATDIYSLGITMWQMRQRRLPYHIIACNEVVAYQVVKNKLRPDSAAPTNPTNCTSVVHTTMDRHHKCYCANLTAEEITYHSLVHLTNVLNRTKQPEEQLRFSDCSAEELHQSADRRPFASLNAKMNVMRNLSNELNCSKSPIAQKSPTNKKPIITRQQQQRSTMGDVVDLLVLFEDILRLHDRDKEQSYEAIYKACWCDEPMLRPNALLLRKRLVELL; from the exons at GGCTTTGCTGCAAGTTCCACCAAATACCGAACAAGCCATTGTGCTGAATACGCCCAATCGCAATGAGATACTCAAGGACGGACTGCCAACacacacaaaatacaaaatccTGGGCCGTGGCGCCTTTGGCACCGTCTTCAAAGCGATTTATCGAG GTCAACCGGTGGCTGTGAAGATCGTGCGAAATGTGAGCAAAGCGAATGCCCAATCGATGCGCAGTGAAATGCATATTTTGGGCTGGAAGCACCGCAATATTATacgaattttaaaa GTTGAAACTACGCTGAATTTCGGCATTGTCATAATGGAGAGGTTGGTGGGTCAAAGTTTGCAAGATGTACTTGAGGCCACAGTGCTGCCACTGGAACATAGAATTTA CATAACACTGGACATTCTGTCGGCCCTATCTTATTGCCACAAGCAGAATCTACTACATCTTGATGTAAAACCACAGAACGTGTTGATATCTTTCGTTGGTGTACAACAACATTTACGTGATGAAACACTAACAACTGCTTTCAGTCGCCGGCAATATGTCTGTAAACTTTGCGATTTTGGTGCTTCCTTGAAGATAGACTCTCCGATGACGTCACCTAAAGGCAATGCGCGC ggcACCGTGCGTTACATGTCTCCCGAAGCATTACGTGAGGAACCGCTCACACCGGCCACCGACATCTACTCACTGGGCATCACCATGTGGCAAATGCGGCAGCGTCGTTTACCTTACCACATCATTGCGTGCAATGAAGTGGTCGCCTATCAGGTCGTCAAAAATAAGCTACGTCCCGATAGCGCAGCTCCAACCAATCCAACAAACTGCACAAGTGTGGTGCATACGACCATGGATCGGCATCATAAATGCTATTGTGCCAACCTGACAGCGGAGGAGATCACTTATCATTCATTGGTGCATCTGACGAATGTACTTAATCGCACCAAACAACCCGAAGAACAGTTGCGCTTCTCTGATTGCAGTGCGGAAGAGTTACATCAGTCGGCTGATCGTCGGCCATTCGCCTCATTAAATGCGAAAATGAATGTTATGCGTAATTTAAGCAACGAATTGAATTGCAGTAAGTCGCCGATTGCCCAGAAGTcgccaacaaataaaaaaccaataataacacgacagcaacaacaacgcagcaCGATGGGTGATGTTGTGGATCTGTTAGTGTTGTTTGAGGATATATTGCGCCTGCACGATCGCGACAAGGAACAAAGTTATGAAGCGATTTACAAAGCTTGCTGGTGTGACGAGCCGATGTTGCGACCGAACGCTTTGTTGTTGCGCAAACGCTTGGTAGAGTTGCTGTAG